A window from Vigna angularis cultivar LongXiaoDou No.4 chromosome 7, ASM1680809v1, whole genome shotgun sequence encodes these proteins:
- the LOC108318728 gene encoding receptor-like protein 9DC3 isoform X1, with protein sequence MESWVGWLLLLCFHMFFFHFSFSHSLCHPHDNIALLQFKNSDTRSFGLDTSPTYDDVTYAFFTYAECSDMDPKTATWENGTDCCSWVGVTCHPISGRVIGLDVSCSGLYGEIPSQISQLSKLESLDLSHNLRLRWKERSWKKFIQNATFLKELILDDVDMTQSSMRPLNQSTSLVSLSLSRTRVWGNLKSDILCFPKLEQFHLSDNSYSLNGQHLPSLSCSAASLTILDLSYNYFEGSIPISFSNFTHLTVLDLSHNVYLNGSIPSSLLTFPSLTFLDLGFNQFSGQIPNVFLQSNNFKTLYLSHNNVEGELPSTLSNLQHLIHLDLSLNKLSGQIPLSILNFQYLVSLDLSHNRLEGPLPNKIKSLSNLTRLYFNDNLLNETIPVWCLSLPSLLELDLSDNQFTGHISAIVSQSFEFLYLCNNKLQGNIPTSIFTLVNLRQLSLSSNNFSGFHNVNYNFPKLERLYLSSLGLTEFPKIVGKVPMLRDLDLSNNKLNGTVPKWLHEMDSLSFLNLSQNLLTTPIKQFLRNYKLQFLDLSFNLLTGDISSSICNVSSLNVLLLSHNKLVGVIPPCLANLSSLSILDLQRNELNGTLPSSFSMNSLLSVINLNDNNLEGILPKSLSNCILLEILNLANNQIEDKFPDWLQTLPMLKVLVLRANKLYGHIPSKMKHGFSSLLIFDISSNYFNGSIPKSYIQNFQAMKNVIRYTVDELYMQPFNNASINDFATVTEFATITTKAITMAFKKIPKNFMTIDLSRNKFEGEIPYVIGELHALKGLNFSHNRLSGYIPQSIGNLTNLESLDLSSNMVMGRIPTELTNLNFLEVLNLSYNHLVGKIPEGKQFNTFENNSYIGNLGLCAFPLSKKCNNTKQQSPSSLNFWREEGFEFGWEAVVIGYGCGIIFGIGLGIFVLFIGKPEWLVKMVGGGLRKKMRRR encoded by the exons ATGGAGTCATGGGTGGGGTGGTTGCTTCTTCTATGTTTCCATATGTTCTTCTTTCACTTCTCATTCTCCCATTCCTTATGTCATCCTCACGATAATATTGCCTTGCTTCAATTCAAAAACTCTGACACTCGTTCTTTTGGGTTAGACACCTCTCCCACTTATGATGATGTCACTTATGCTTTTTTCACGTATGCTGAATGCAGTGATATGGATCCAAAGACAGCAACATGGGAAAATGGAACAGATTGTTGCTCATGGGTTGGCGTTACTTGCCACCCTATTTCTGGTCGTGTCATAGGTCTCGATGTCTCATGCAGTGGTCTTTACG GTGAAATTCCTTCTCAAATCTCACAACTTTCTAAATTAGAATCACTTGATCTCTCTCATAATCTCCGGTTAAGGTGGAAAGAAAGAAGTTGGAAGAAGTTCATCCAAAATGCAACATTTTTAAAGGAGCTAATTTTGGATGATGTAGATATGACTCAAAGTTCAATGAGACCACTCAATCAGTCTACCTCTTTAGTTAGTCTTAGTCTCAGTAGAACTAGAGTATGGGGAAACTTGAAAAGTGACATCTTATGCTTTCCAAAACTTGAACAATTCCACTTGTCAGATAATAGTTACAGTCTCAATGGTCAGCATCTTCCCAGCTTGAGTTGTAGTGCTGCTTCTCTCACTATATTGGATctttcatataattattttgaggGATCAATCCCAATCTCTTTCTCCAACTTCACGCATCTTACTGTCCTTGATCTCTCACATAACGTCTATCTCAACGGTTCAATTCCCTCCTCCCTCTTAACCTTTCCGAGTCTAACTTTTCTAGATCTTGGATTCAATCAATTCAGTGGCCAAATCCCAAATGTTTTTCTccaatcaaacaattttaaaacactatATTTGAGTCATAACAATGTAGAAGGTGAGCTACCATCAACactttcaaatcttcaacatcTCATTCACTTGGATCTTTCATTGAATAAATTGAGTGGTCAAATTCCATTGTCAATTCTAAATTTTCAATATCTTGTTTCCTTAGATCTTTCACATAATAGATTGGAGGGTCCTCTgcctaacaaaataaaaagtctTTCAAACCTAACTCGGTTATACTTCAATGACAACTTACTAAATGAAACAATCCCAGTTTGGTGTTTATCTTTGCCATCTTTGCTAGAACTAGATCTATCAGATAATCAGTTCACAGGACATATTAGTGCTATCGTGTCACAGTCTTTTGAGTTTCTGTATTTGTGCAACAATAAGCTACAGGGCAATATTCCAACATCAATCTTCACTCTTGTAAATCTTCGCCAATTAAGTTTATCATCAAACAACTTTAGTGGTTTTCACAACGTCAATTACAATTTCCCTAAGTTAGAGAGATTGTATTTATCTTCTTTAGGTCTAACTGAATTTCCAAAAATTGTAGGAAAAGTTCCAATGTTGAGAGACCTTGATCTatccaacaacaaattgaatggAACAGTTCCCAAGTGGTTACATGAAATGGATTCATTATCTTTTTTGAACCTATCCCAAAACTTGTTGACAACTCCAATCAAGCAATTCTTAAGGAACTACAAACTCCAATTCCTTGATCTTAGTTTCAATTTACTCACTGGTgacatctcttcctccatttgTAATGTAAGTTCCCTTAATGTTCTCCTCTTGTCTCACAATAAGTTGGTAGGTGTCATTCCACCATGCCTTGCAAACTTATCTTCCCTTTCTATTTTGGATTTACAAAGGAACGAACTAAATGGCACATTACCAAGTAGTTTCTCAATGAATAGTCTTCTCAGCGTTATAAATCTCAATGACAACAATTTAGAAGGTATTTTGCCAAAATCTTTGTCCAATTGTATACTATTGGAGATCTTGAATCTTGCCAACAATCAAATAGAGGACAAATTTCCTGACTGGCTTCAAACTCTACCAATGTTGAAAGTACTAGTATTGCGTGCCAACAAATTATACGGTCATATTCCAAGTAAGATGAAACATGGATTTTCAAGTTTACTTATTTTTGATATCTCATCCAACTACTTCAATGGTTCAATACCCAAAAGctatatacaaaattttcaagccATGAAGAACGTTATTCGTTACACAGTGGACGAGCTATACATGCAACCTTTCAATAATGCATCTATAAATGATTTTGCAACTGTAACTGAATTTGCAACCATAACAACAAAAGCCATAACTATGGCATtcaaaaaaattccaaaaaactTTATGACCATTGATTTATCCAGAAACAAATTTGAAGGAGAGATTCCATACGTGATTGGAGAGCTTCATGCTCTTAAAGGACTCAACTTTTCCCATAATAGACTGAGTGGTTATATTCCCCAATCCATTGGAAATTTGACAAATTTGGAATCATTGGATCTCTCCTCAAATATGGTCATGGGTAGGATACCCACAGAATTAACTAATTTGAACTTTCTTGAAGTCCTGAATCTTTCCTATAATCATCTTGTTGGAAAAATACCTGAAGGAAAACAGTTCAACACTTTTGAAAATAACTCCTACATTGGAAACTTAGGACTATGTGCGTTCCCATTGTCAAAGAAGTGCAACAACACTAAACAACAATCTCCATCTTCTCTGAACTTCTGGCGAGAAGAGGGATTTGAATTTGGATGGGAAGCAGTTGTTATAGGATATGGATGTGGAATAATATTTGGAATTGGCCTTGGaatttttgtattattcatTGGAAAGCCTGAATGGCTTGTGAAAATGGTCGGAGGTGGTCTTCGTAAAAAGATGAGAAGAAGGTGA
- the LOC108318728 gene encoding receptor-like protein 9DC3 isoform X2, giving the protein MESWVGWLLLLCFHMFFFHFSFSHSLCHPHDNIALLQFKNSDTRSFGLDTSPTYDDVTYAFFTYAECSDMDPKTATWENGTDCCSWVGVTCHPISGRVIGLDVSCSGLYGKVPMLRDLDLSNNKLNGTVPKWLHEMDSLSFLNLSQNLLTTPIKQFLRNYKLQFLDLSFNLLTGDISSSICNVSSLNVLLLSHNKLVGVIPPCLANLSSLSILDLQRNELNGTLPSSFSMNSLLSVINLNDNNLEGILPKSLSNCILLEILNLANNQIEDKFPDWLQTLPMLKVLVLRANKLYGHIPSKMKHGFSSLLIFDISSNYFNGSIPKSYIQNFQAMKNVIRYTVDELYMQPFNNASINDFATVTEFATITTKAITMAFKKIPKNFMTIDLSRNKFEGEIPYVIGELHALKGLNFSHNRLSGYIPQSIGNLTNLESLDLSSNMVMGRIPTELTNLNFLEVLNLSYNHLVGKIPEGKQFNTFENNSYIGNLGLCAFPLSKKCNNTKQQSPSSLNFWREEGFEFGWEAVVIGYGCGIIFGIGLGIFVLFIGKPEWLVKMVGGGLRKKMRRR; this is encoded by the exons ATGGAGTCATGGGTGGGGTGGTTGCTTCTTCTATGTTTCCATATGTTCTTCTTTCACTTCTCATTCTCCCATTCCTTATGTCATCCTCACGATAATATTGCCTTGCTTCAATTCAAAAACTCTGACACTCGTTCTTTTGGGTTAGACACCTCTCCCACTTATGATGATGTCACTTATGCTTTTTTCACGTATGCTGAATGCAGTGATATGGATCCAAAGACAGCAACATGGGAAAATGGAACAGATTGTTGCTCATGGGTTGGCGTTACTTGCCACCCTATTTCTGGTCGTGTCATAGGTCTCGATGTCTCATGCAGTGGTCTTTACG GAAAAGTTCCAATGTTGAGAGACCTTGATCTatccaacaacaaattgaatggAACAGTTCCCAAGTGGTTACATGAAATGGATTCATTATCTTTTTTGAACCTATCCCAAAACTTGTTGACAACTCCAATCAAGCAATTCTTAAGGAACTACAAACTCCAATTCCTTGATCTTAGTTTCAATTTACTCACTGGTgacatctcttcctccatttgTAATGTAAGTTCCCTTAATGTTCTCCTCTTGTCTCACAATAAGTTGGTAGGTGTCATTCCACCATGCCTTGCAAACTTATCTTCCCTTTCTATTTTGGATTTACAAAGGAACGAACTAAATGGCACATTACCAAGTAGTTTCTCAATGAATAGTCTTCTCAGCGTTATAAATCTCAATGACAACAATTTAGAAGGTATTTTGCCAAAATCTTTGTCCAATTGTATACTATTGGAGATCTTGAATCTTGCCAACAATCAAATAGAGGACAAATTTCCTGACTGGCTTCAAACTCTACCAATGTTGAAAGTACTAGTATTGCGTGCCAACAAATTATACGGTCATATTCCAAGTAAGATGAAACATGGATTTTCAAGTTTACTTATTTTTGATATCTCATCCAACTACTTCAATGGTTCAATACCCAAAAGctatatacaaaattttcaagccATGAAGAACGTTATTCGTTACACAGTGGACGAGCTATACATGCAACCTTTCAATAATGCATCTATAAATGATTTTGCAACTGTAACTGAATTTGCAACCATAACAACAAAAGCCATAACTATGGCATtcaaaaaaattccaaaaaactTTATGACCATTGATTTATCCAGAAACAAATTTGAAGGAGAGATTCCATACGTGATTGGAGAGCTTCATGCTCTTAAAGGACTCAACTTTTCCCATAATAGACTGAGTGGTTATATTCCCCAATCCATTGGAAATTTGACAAATTTGGAATCATTGGATCTCTCCTCAAATATGGTCATGGGTAGGATACCCACAGAATTAACTAATTTGAACTTTCTTGAAGTCCTGAATCTTTCCTATAATCATCTTGTTGGAAAAATACCTGAAGGAAAACAGTTCAACACTTTTGAAAATAACTCCTACATTGGAAACTTAGGACTATGTGCGTTCCCATTGTCAAAGAAGTGCAACAACACTAAACAACAATCTCCATCTTCTCTGAACTTCTGGCGAGAAGAGGGATTTGAATTTGGATGGGAAGCAGTTGTTATAGGATATGGATGTGGAATAATATTTGGAATTGGCCTTGGaatttttgtattattcatTGGAAAGCCTGAATGGCTTGTGAAAATGGTCGGAGGTGGTCTTCGTAAAAAGATGAGAAGAAGGTGA